Proteins from one Salmo salar chromosome ssa07, Ssal_v3.1, whole genome shotgun sequence genomic window:
- the tyrp-1b gene encoding 5,6-dihydroxyindole-2-carboxylic acid oxidase, producing the protein MWKYCLLVLLGAVFVRAQFPRECVTPEGLRSGQCCPSPLGVANDDCGSATGRGQCISIAADASAHGPQYPHDGRDDRERWPIRYFNRTCQCNGNFTGYNCGRCRHGLAGLNCDQPVAVVRRNVMQLSADQKRAFVTALDQAKRAVHPDIVIATRRYQEVFGPDGNTPQFENITIYNYFVWTHYYSVSKTFLGAGQPSFGGVDFSHEGPGFVTWHRFHLLQLERDMQDMLQDPSFALPYWNFAIGGSTCDICTDDLLGARSNLDMNSISTNSIFSNWRVICESVGDYDTLGTICNNTETTPIRRNPAGNVARPMVQRLPEPQDVADCLQVNTFDTPPYYSTSSESFRNTIEGYSAPQGNYDPVVRSLHNLAHLFLNGTGGQTHLSPNDPIFVLLHTFTDAIFDEWLRRHAPDLAVYPSANAPIGHNRGYNMVPFWPPVTNAEMFLTAPENLGYSYEAEWPAAPLTLTEIITVAIVAALVVVAVIFAATTCAVRSHSYSKLDGRQPLLGEQYQRYDDDKGQSVV; encoded by the exons ATGTGGAAGTATTGCTTGCTGGTGCTCTTGGGCGCAGTGTTTGTGCGCGCGCAGTTTCCGAGGGAATGTGTGACTCCAGAGGGACTTCGGAGTGGTCAGTGTTGTCCATCCCCGCTTGGGGTCGCGAATGACGACTGCGGGTCCGCTACTGGACGTGGACAGTGCATTTCGATAGCGGCAGACGCAAGTGCACACGGCCCCCAGTACCCCCACGATGGACGGGATGACCGTGAACGTTGGCCCATCCGCTACTTCAATCGAACCTGCCAGTGCAACGGGAATTTCACCGGTTATAATTGTGGCCGTTGCAGGCATGGATTGGCCGGGTTAAACTGTGACCAACCGGTTGCTGTTg TCCGGAGAAACGTGATGCAGCTCAGTGCCGATCAGAAGCGAGCTTTCGTGACCGCGCTGGACCAGGCCAAGCGCGCGGTGCACCCGGACATTGTAATTGCTACGCGGCGGTACCAGGAGGTATTCGGGCCGGATGGAAACACCCCGCAGTTTGAGAACATCACCATCTACAATTACTTTGTGTGGACCCACTACTATTCGGTCAGCAAGACCTTCTTGGGGGCCGGCCAGCCGAGCTTTGGCGGAGTCGACTTCTCTCATGAAGGTCCCGGTTTTGTGACCTGGCACAGGTTTCACCTGCTCCAACTTGAGCGTGACATGCAG GATATGCTGCAAGACCCGTCCTTTGCCCTGCCCTACTGGAACTTTGCCATTGGTGGAAGCACCTGTGACATCTGCACAGATGACCTATTGGGAGCGAGGAGCAACCTCGATATGAATTCCATCAGCACCAACTCCATCTTCTCCAACTGGAGGGTGATCTGTGAAAGTGTGGGGGACTATGATACACTGGGGACCATCTGCAACA atACTGAGACCACCCCAATCAGGAGGAACCCAGCTGGAAACGTGGCCCGCCCCATGGTGCAGCGTCTCCCTGAGCCCCAGGATGTGGCAGACTGCCTGCAGGTGAACACCTTTGACACCCCTCCCTACTACTCCACCTCTTCAGAGAGCTTCAGGAACACCATCGAGG GCTATAGTGCCCCCCAGGGAAACTACGACCCAGTGGTACGGAGCCTCCACAACCTAGCCCACCTGTTTCTGAACGGGACAGGGGGACAGACCCACCTCTCGCCCAACGACCCCATCTTCGTGCTTCTCCACACTTTCACAGATGCCATCTTTGACGAGTGGCTCAGGAGGCACGCCCCTG ATTTGGCAGTCTATCCTTCAGCGAATGCCCCCATTGGTCACAACAGGGGGTACAACATGGTTCCCTTCTGGCCTCCAGTGACCAACGCTGAGATGTTTCTTACAGCCCCAGAGAACCTTGGCTACTCCTATGAGGCCGAatggccag CTGCTCCTTTAACTTTGACTGAGATCATCACCGTTGCCATCGTGGCGGCCCTGGTCGTCGTCGCTGTAATCTTCGCTGCAACCACATGTGCCGTGCGCTCCCACTCTTACAGCAAACTGGATGGCCGCCAGCCCCTGCTGGGAGAACAGTACCAACGCTACGACGACGACAAAGGCCAATCCGTGGTCTGA
- the ci150 gene encoding CI150 protein, whose product MEEDNVLSDFKDIEKKLGRNVPESLIRSLAGGHHHHDKHEDRKPATPKNRSNSADLKRLESKILFLKQEMAHLRAIDVKLMQQLMSINEGIESLKWVMEDKGGIASRESSLTGSLYSLTDSEDDTSPRGSFTSLHDGNSDGLDGISVGSYLDTLDELAEDLPDHPSPTELHLFSDIPIIEDKTFSKPPMQVRVDSDEYYCFG is encoded by the exons ATGGAAGAGGACAACGTGTTATCCGATTTTAAGGATATTGAGAAAAAGTTGGGTCGCAATGTTCCTGAAAGTCTCATTCGTTCCCTAGCGGGAGGACATCATCATCACGACAAACATGAGGATAGAAAACCGGCGACACCGAAGAACCGCTCAAACTCTGCTGACTTAAAACGACTGGAGAGCAAGATATTATTTTTGAAACAGGAAATG GCCCACCTCCGTGCAATCGATGTCAAGCTGATGCAGCAGCTGATGTCAATCAACGAGGGCATCGAATCCCTCAAATGGGTGATGGAGGACAAGGGGGGCATAGCCAGTCGTGAAAGCAGCCTGACTGGCAGCCTGTACAGCTTAACGGACAGCGAGGACGACACCTCTCCACGCGGCAGCTTCACCAGTCTGCATGACGGAAACAGTGACGGATTGGACGGGATATCCGTGGGCAGCTATCTGGATACGTTGGATGAGTTAGCCGAGGACCTTCCAGACCACCCATCTCCGACGGAGCTTCATCTTTTCTCAGATATACCCATTATAGAGGACAAGACTTTCAGCAAGCCACCCATGCAAGTCAGAGTGGATTCCGATGAGTACTATTGCTTTGGATAG